The window CGGGCTCGGGCCGAGATCATTGCGCAATCTGTTCTTGTTGTACGGAGGTGGCCTCACGGTGGCAGGCCTTGGCGCTGGCGTGGTGCTCGGCTCCTTGGTGTCCTGGGTGCTGACGCGCTTCGAGTTGATCCGCTTCGAAGAGGAACTGGCCGCTATCTACTTCATTAGCGCGGTTCCTTTTCGAGTCCGCGCCGAGGACGTCTTGGCGGTGGTCCTGTTCACCCTGCTGGTGACCGGTCTGGCCTGTTGGCTCCCGGCGCGAAGAGGCGGGCAGGTACGTCCCGCGGTCGCGCTCCGATATGAGTAGCCGGAATGGCCGCCGAAGGCCAGATGCCAGGCGGTTGCCGACCGAGAGCGAAGATGAGGGAGGGGGCCGTTTGAACGGCCCCCCGGCAGTTGGTTGGAGATGCCGCCGATGGCGGCTGGGAGGTTGTGGTGAGGGGGCGCGACTGCTGAGAGTCGCGTCTTGGTGCCTGACCCGCTGGCGAATACCAGCTGGCTCGGCTCCGGAGGGGGACCGCCGGATCGGCGGCCGTCACCCTTACATACGAGGCTGCCCGTGGTTTGGTTTAGGAGTGAATCGATGAGCGGCGAATTCGCCAAGTATCCGCGCCTGCCGGTCATTGACTGTCCCGGCTACGAGCCCCTTCCGCGGCCGGACGATTCAGAGGGAGTGGAGGCCTAGCCGGGGTTCGAGTCCCTGCTACAGTCTCGATTGGGCATGCCCCGGCGTTCCGATATTCATTCGATTCTCGTCCTTGGCTCCGGGCCCATCGTCATCGGGCAGGGCTGCGAGTTCGACTATTCCGGTACCCAGGCCTGCCGTGTGCTGCGCGCCGAGGGCTACCGGGTCGTGCTCGTCAACTCCAATCCGGCGACCATCATGACCGACCCCGAGTTTGCGGACGCGACCTACATCGAGCCACTGGTGTCCGAGGTGGTCGAGAAGATCGTCGCCGTCGAGCTGCCGGACGCGGTATTGCCCACGGTGGGCGGGCAGACCGGAATCAACCTGGCCGTCGAGCTCGCTCGGCGGGGCGTCTTTGAGAAATTCGACGTCGAGCTGCTGGGTGCCGGCATCGAGGCCCTCCAGCTGGGCGAGGACCGCTTGCTGTTCAAGCAGGCCATGGAGGAGATCGGTCTCGAGGTCCCGCGAAGCGGCTACGCCGAAAGCCTGTCCGAGGCTCACTCGATCGCCGAAGAGCTCGGCTTCCCGATGGTGATTCGCCCCAGCTTCACGCTTGGCGGAGAGGGTGGAGGCACGGTGTTCAACCGCGACGAGCTCGACGACATGATCGAATTTGCGCTCGACGCCAGCCCGTCGCGCCGCGTTCTGTTGGAGCAGTCGGTCCTCGGCTGGAAGGAGTTCGAGCTCGAGGTCATGCGCGATACCTCGGACAATGCGATTGTCGTTTGCTCGGTCGAGAACATCGACGCCATGGGTGTCCACACCGGCGACTCGATCACGGTAGCGCCGCAGCAGACGCTTTCCGATCGTGAATACCAGGAGATGCGCAACGACGCTTTTCAGGTTATCCGCAGGGTGGGAGTTGCCACGGGCGGATCCAACATCCAGTTCGCGGTCGATCCGGCCAGCGGTCGGAGGTTCGTGATCGAGATGAACCCCAGAGTGTCGCGCAGTTCGGCACTGGCATCGAAAGCCACCGGATTCCCGATTGCCAAGATTGCGGCCCTGTTGGCGGTCGGATACCGGCTCGACGAGATCCCGAACGAGATCACCGGGAAGACCTTTGCAGCCTTCGAGCCGAGTCTCGACTACACGGTAGTAAAGATTCCGCGTTGGGCGTTCGAGAAGTTCCCGGAGGCGCCTTCGGAGCTTGGCACTTCGATGAAGTCCGTCGGCGAGGTCATGGCGATTGGAGCCACCTTCGGTGAGGCGCTGATGAAGGGCATGTCTTCGCTCGAGTTGGACGGCGATCTCGCCGACCGCGAGCAGAGGCTCTCGGACCCGGTGCGCCTCCGGGCGCGTCTCCAAAGTCCGAACTGGGAGCGGCTGTTCGCCGTCTTCGCCGCCCTGCGTCAAGGTTGGACGGTTGCGGAGGTGGCCGCGGCCGCCGCGGTGGACCCTTGGTTCTTGCGCGAGATCAAGCTCATCATCGATCTCGAAACCGAGGTCGCGTGTTTTGACCTGGCTTCGGCGCCAGACTCGTTGCTTGCCGAAGCCACTGCCGCCGGCCTGAATGAGACCGTTCTGGCGCGCCGGCTCACCACTAGCACCGAGGATCTTCGCCGCCACCTCGAGGAGAGGGGGCTTGGGAAGGTTTACAAGAGAGTCGACACCTGTGCCGCGGAGTTCCCGGCCAGGACGCCGTACCTCTATTCGACCCGCGGGGCGGAGGACGAGACCGACCGTAGCGAGCGCGCCAAGGTCGTGATACTCGGATCGGGCCCGAACCGAATCGGCCAGGGAATCGAGTTCGACTACTGCTGCGTTCACGCCGCGTTCTCGCTGTCCGCGCTGGGCTACGAGACCGTGATGATCAACTGCAACCCGGAAACCGTGTCGACCGATTACGACACCTCCGATCGTCTCTATTTCGAGCCGCTGACACTGGAACACGTGCTGTCGGTCTGCCGGAACGAGAAGCCCACGGGTGTGGTCGTTCAGCTCGGTGGTCAGACTCCGCTCAAACTGGCGCGGGGACTCGAGGCGGCCGGGATTCCCATCCTCGGCACGCCGACGGATGCCATCGATCTGGCCGAAGACCGCGAGCGATTCGGTGACCTTCTTCGCCGCGAGGGGATTCGCCAGCCCCTGAACGGAACGGCGCAGTCGATCGACGAGGCTCTGGCAGTGGCCGAGTCGATCGGCTATCCGGTACTGGTTCGTCCGAGCTACGTTCTGGGCGGCCGGGCGATGGCTGTTTGCTACGAGCCCGCGACGCTCAAGCGTTGCATGCGCGAGGCCGGAGAGATCTCTCCGGGGCAGCCGGTACTGCTCGATCGTTTCTTGGAGGACGCGATCGAGGTCGACCTGGATCTCCTGGCCGACGGCCGGCGCGTCGTCGTCGCGGGGATTCTCCGCCACATCGAGGAGGCGGGCATTCACTCCGGAGACTCGGCTGCCGTACTGCCACCCCTGGGTGTCGAAGAACGGCACACTCGGGAGATGTCGGCGATCGCCGAGCGCATCGCTCTTCGCCTGGGCGTCGTAGGCCTGATGAACGTTCAATTCGCGATCCACGAGGACGAGCTCTACGTGCTCGAGGTGAACCCACGCGCGTCGCGCACGGTTCCGTTCATCGCCAAGGCTGTGGGCCAGCCGCTCGCCGGAATCGCGGCCCAGCTTATGGCGGGCGAGACCCTCGAGTCGGTCGGCTTCGTCGAACAGCCCGAGGTACCGGCGGTGTTCGTCAAGGCGCCGGTCTTTCCTTTTCGGAGATTCTCCGGCGTCGATCCGATCCTGGGACCGGAAATGAAATCCACCGGTGAAGTGATGGGTGTCGGACGGAATCTAGGTGAGGCCTTCGCGAAGGCCTGGCTGGGAGCCGGTCACGTTTTGCCCTTGGGTGGGACCGCGTTTGTTTCGGTCATCGATCGCGACAAGCCGGTGGCGGCGAAGATCGCCAAAGGGCTGGCGGAGCTTGGCTTTTCCCTGGTTGCGACGGCCGGGACCGCCGAGTTTCTGCGCGGCCGGGGAGTCGAGGTCGGGGCAGTTCTCAAGATCCACGAGGGCCGGCCGCATGTCGGCGACCGGCTCATCAACCGTGAGATCGATCTGGTGATCAACACCCCGATGGGACAGCTGTCTCACGAGGATGACTCCTATATTCGCGAGACCGCTCTGAAGTTCGACATTCCCTGCATCACGACGCTCTCGGGGGCGCGCGCGGCGGTAGAGGCCATCGCGACGCTCAAGTCGAGCGAGCTCGAGGTGCGGCCGCTGGGAGCGCTCGCCACGCGGGCGAATATCCCCATGTCGTCCTAGGACTGCTAGGCTTGTGCGGAGCCGTGGTGGTGCCGGATCCGCTTCCCCCACCTCCGCGAGCCAACAC is drawn from bacterium and contains these coding sequences:
- the carB gene encoding carbamoyl-phosphate synthase large subunit, encoding MPRRSDIHSILVLGSGPIVIGQGCEFDYSGTQACRVLRAEGYRVVLVNSNPATIMTDPEFADATYIEPLVSEVVEKIVAVELPDAVLPTVGGQTGINLAVELARRGVFEKFDVELLGAGIEALQLGEDRLLFKQAMEEIGLEVPRSGYAESLSEAHSIAEELGFPMVIRPSFTLGGEGGGTVFNRDELDDMIEFALDASPSRRVLLEQSVLGWKEFELEVMRDTSDNAIVVCSVENIDAMGVHTGDSITVAPQQTLSDREYQEMRNDAFQVIRRVGVATGGSNIQFAVDPASGRRFVIEMNPRVSRSSALASKATGFPIAKIAALLAVGYRLDEIPNEITGKTFAAFEPSLDYTVVKIPRWAFEKFPEAPSELGTSMKSVGEVMAIGATFGEALMKGMSSLELDGDLADREQRLSDPVRLRARLQSPNWERLFAVFAALRQGWTVAEVAAAAAVDPWFLREIKLIIDLETEVACFDLASAPDSLLAEATAAGLNETVLARRLTTSTEDLRRHLEERGLGKVYKRVDTCAAEFPARTPYLYSTRGAEDETDRSERAKVVILGSGPNRIGQGIEFDYCCVHAAFSLSALGYETVMINCNPETVSTDYDTSDRLYFEPLTLEHVLSVCRNEKPTGVVVQLGGQTPLKLARGLEAAGIPILGTPTDAIDLAEDRERFGDLLRREGIRQPLNGTAQSIDEALAVAESIGYPVLVRPSYVLGGRAMAVCYEPATLKRCMREAGEISPGQPVLLDRFLEDAIEVDLDLLADGRRVVVAGILRHIEEAGIHSGDSAAVLPPLGVEERHTREMSAIAERIALRLGVVGLMNVQFAIHEDELYVLEVNPRASRTVPFIAKAVGQPLAGIAAQLMAGETLESVGFVEQPEVPAVFVKAPVFPFRRFSGVDPILGPEMKSTGEVMGVGRNLGEAFAKAWLGAGHVLPLGGTAFVSVIDRDKPVAAKIAKGLAELGFSLVATAGTAEFLRGRGVEVGAVLKIHEGRPHVGDRLINREIDLVINTPMGQLSHEDDSYIRETALKFDIPCITTLSGARAAVEAIATLKSSELEVRPLGALATRANIPMSS